The Saccharopolyspora gregorii genomic interval AGGAGCTGCGCGCCGACCTGGAGGCGAACCTGAGCAGCCTCGGGCTGGAGCAGATCGCGCTGGTCAACCTGCGCCGCGCCGAACGCGGCCCCGGCCTGATCGCCGAGGACGACCAGCGCGTCGACCTCGACGACCAGCTCGCCACGATGATCGCGCTGCGGGACGAGGGCAAGATCGGCTCGTTCGGGATCAGCAACGTCGGCCTCGACGAGCTGCTGCGCGCGCTGCCCGCGGGCATCACCTGCGTGCAGAACGCCTACAGCCTGCTCTCCCGCGACGACGAGGAACTGCTGCGGCTGTGCCGCGCCGAAGGCATCGCGTGGGTGCCGTACTTCCCGCTCGGCGGCTCGTTCGCCGGGATGCCGAAGGTGACCGAGGAACCCGCCGTGCTCGACGCGGCCCGCGCGCTGGACGCCACGCCCGCGCAGATCGGCCTCGCCTGGCTGCTGCAGCACGCGCCGAACGTGCTGCTCATCCCCGGCACCGCCACCCTCTCCCACCTGGAGGAGAACGTGGCCGCCGGCTCGGTCGTGCTGGACGAGCGGACCATCGCCGCGCTCGACGCGATTCCCGGCCGCTCCGGCGACATCGTCGTCGACTGACCGGTCCCGGCGCGGTCCGCGGCTGCGCGAGCCGCGGGCCGTGCCGGACGGGAACCCCGGCACTAGCGTGGATCCGGGGGGGGCGGACGACGTCCGCGGTGGTGCATCCGCGCAGGTCCTGTTCGGCCCCGATGTTCCGGAGGAACGGAGGAGCCGTGGCCAGGATTCCGACCGCGCTGCGCGACCCGCTGCACAACCGCGGCACCGCGTTCACCCCGGCCGAACGCGCCGAGCTCGGGCTGACCGGCCGGCTGCCGTCGGCGGTGGAGACCCTCGACCAGCAAGCGGCCAGGGCCTACGCCCAGCTCGGCAGGCAACCCACGGACCTGGCGAAGTACATCTACCTGGACACGTTGCACGACCGCAACGAGATGCTGTACTTCAAGCTGCTGGTGGACCACCTGCCGGAGCTGCTGCCCGTGGTCTACGACCCGACCGTGGGCGAGGCGATCCAGCAGTGGAGCCGCGACTACCGCCGGTCCCGCGCGGTGTACCTGTCCATCGACCGCCCGCAGGACGTGGCGGCCTCCTTCGAGAACCTCGGGCTGGGCTCGGAGGACGTC includes:
- a CDS encoding aldo/keto reductase: MSASTPTPGGRAELAGRTVARVGYGAMQLERLHDDRAAGRAVLRRALELGVDHIDTAEFYGHGLANELIRDAVGDGALVASKVGATPNPDGPIPLRLAQRPEELRADLEANLSSLGLEQIALVNLRRAERGPGLIAEDDQRVDLDDQLATMIALRDEGKIGSFGISNVGLDELLRALPAGITCVQNAYSLLSRDDEELLRLCRAEGIAWVPYFPLGGSFAGMPKVTEEPAVLDAARALDATPAQIGLAWLLQHAPNVLLIPGTATLSHLEENVAAGSVVLDERTIAALDAIPGRSGDIVVD